AAGTGCTTCCACCTGTAAGGCACAAGCTTCTCCAATGACGGCTGATAACCTAGGACCATCTGCCACAACTGAGCAGTCTGAGGCACAATGCCTTGGACTGGGAAACCATCTCATTCAAAGCTGGGAGATCGCCTAGGTCTGAGCTCATGCTTGATCTTCTGGAGTCAAGCAAACTCTCTGACCTGCAGATCAGAGCATTCACCTCCCCTAAAACACTATGAGCTCAGACTAAGGCAACCTGACTGATGGTCGTGCCTCTGGGGAGTTGCTCGTGGCCAGCTCAAACAAAACTGTGGGCAGGTGAGAAGCCAAGGTCACCTCCCTGAGATTGAGCTTATGAATCGGCAAAATAACCTCTTGAAATTGCTCTAGTATGGCCTGATGGGGTTCCAGAGGAGGGGGTCTATAAGGACCTGGAGGATCCCCAGAGGCATAAGGTACCTCCTCTCTCAGAGAAGAGGAGGCCACATTagacttcctctccctcttctgctcCTGATCCCATCCAGCAACAGACAAGTCTCTTGACAGAGAAGGCAGAAAGGATCCCTCAGGGTTCACAGTCCAAATGGGATTTGAGCCTTGATTCTGACATCCCTCGGCTTCTCTGTCACAACCAAGGAAGAAGACAGAGTAGAAAATCAGGAGGTTGCACTACCTACTCTTTCTTATGTCTCACGCCCATGTGGAAAATCATGCCAGTGAGAGATCTCTTCCTTGAGTGAGAGTGCTTGGATTGCACATTCCCTGGAAAGCATGTGCATGCCGAGTTAGAAAGGTGTTACTCAGGTGCAACCTGCACCAGGTCTGTTGACCttatggggtggggtgggggaggggtttgtACATGGCTGTCCTGATAGGTGCCCTAAAGAGCACAGTGGAACAGCAAAGTGGCAGTCCTCATGTCCAAGTGGGCATGCATGGTGGTCCTGCCTGAGGTACAATGATTACCATGCAGTGAAATGGCACCTCAGGAAGAGCAGAGAGAAATGTCCACCTGGATTTCTTATGTGAGGCCTTGGATGTTTCGACTTCTTCCTCCTGtgtggaggaaaagaaagacaagCTGGAAGAAGAGGACAAAGATGAGAGAAACATCATTTAATGACAAAGAGGAAGAATGGTAAGAATgcttcttccttttcccctctgACATCTGTTGCTGTAGGATAACCTGTAGCAGATGAGGTAGCCACAGAAATGGTCAAAAGCTGGAGCAGGACAAGTCACAACACAGCTAGGGGTAACACATCTGCTGCTGTAAGATACCCTGTAGCAGATGAGGTAGCCACAGAAATGGCAGAAGTAACAGCTGACACATTGGTGattatctttttctcttcctgtttgCCAGCGAGTCAAGGAAGGCAGCAAGCAATGAAGATTAAGTGTAAACCAGATTTTACATAGATACTCTAAGGAAGACATCTTTCTATAAGCTTCCTCATCCTCAGACAAGGGATGAAGATCCAGGTGTAGGTGGAAGAGGAATGGCAGTTGGTAACAGAAAGGAACTGGAAGGATTTGTTGGTGTCACCAGAGAATTATTACCCTCCAAAGAACCTAAAGAAATCTCCCcacctctcttccttctcttgctaTACTTCTAAGGAGAGGGTCAACAAGCACATACTTCACAGGGCAGGGAATAAGTCAACTTCTTGCTCCTACAATAAGCATAGAACTCATGCAGGTCTACTGATAAGGAAGACGTAAATCAGCTGCAAGGTCTCCCATGATCCCTACACTGACACTGGTCATGTTTCTTCTCCAtctagagaaaaacaaaaccaccatacacattataataaaattacttcCACTATGTGTTTCAGAAACCTGTACGTGACCATTGGCTTcctttcatacagtattaaaaaaattgagtGCATTCTGCTATATGATTTTGTTACATTAGGCTAGCTAACATTCTTTGCTTTAAACTATGACCATTCAAGGTCTCTTAGTTATGAACTTCAGCTGTTTCTTTTGATAGCACCCACTCTCAGTCAGAAGCTGTGCACTCAAAGCCAGTAATTGCTCTCTGTTCTGGGAATAGTTGTGCACTGGGAACGTGTTTGTTTTCATTGGCACTAGCCATTTCCTCACTAGAGTGTCTTGCAAGCAGATTTTGCGTCTGGTACGGTAGCACCTTAACTTAATATACACTTCAGGAGTCTGGTGTTCTggtaagtaacaaagaccctatattatagcctgcacttgaatcTTTCTAGCTATCTTACAGCTGAGAGCAATCCACATAGTTTGTAGCCTCAACTAACCTTTACTTTACACTGAACATttaatttaagagatttatctaaaaatgtatcaTATCTAAGATGGTAGCATAGCAAAAATGTGGCTGATAAATACAAAAAGCTGCaaagttgaggtgttactttCAGAATCAGAGATGGATTCATGGGGGTGATGGTTccaagggggggaggggttttacctttaaaatatattttgaatttaataagataactaaaaaattcttttatccaaaATTATCAGCATCACGCTAGCTTTATGATTTGTGTAAAATGAATTACTGTAAATATGTTTGCCTTACCTGACAGATTCATTTGTAAAGGAATCATAAGACCAACATTTCTCCATGGTTCTGATACACCTTTTTGTGTGAGCAGCCATGTTATCACACTAATCACTGGGCTGATCaataaaatcatttgtaaataacTGACACCTGTAAAATAAGGAAATTCTTTTAAGTAGCAAGATCCAAAAATTAACTCCAACTTTTAAAACAGACAAAACTTAGCTCACTCTAACCTACATACTTAAATTATCCactgaattataaatattaaaaacctaTGTCACACAAAAACAGGAATTTGAATCCAAAGAAAccattggtttttttttacttagaattcTTTGCCAGACATCCATTTCAATTAAATGTCTAAAGGGTAGTTTCCCCAACTACAAAAGTATTAGAATGTCATTATTAAAATTGTGTCATTTTTCCCTTTATGGGGTTAAGACAGTAAACTGGTCAATGTCCTTgtctgtaaatttttattttattttccatgattttctggGCCTTCCTGAAGGTCTTTCTGCTTCTTCCATATATACACTACTGCTAtctttttttactaattatttttcattccttttcagcAGTGTCCAACCCTCATTACTTGTCCAAGCCATATATTTGAGGTTTCACTCAGTTTTGCAGCTGCTGGCTACCACTACCACATCTCTGTGCAACTTCATTTGTAATGTGATCCTCCCACTACATTCTGACCATCAATTTTACAATTAGTCCTTTTGAAAATCTCCTCCATATAGTTTGTTATTGTTGATGTGTCTTTGCCCCTCTGGTAATAAGTATTTTTGGTGTGGTATACTGATTTAACAGTAGTCGTAATAAAACCTCTTTTTCTGAACTGAGTTGTCTGTCTTGCTTTgaatataatgtacagtaataagACTTGTGGCtagtatatatactaaaaatttaACTCATTTACTATGCAAGTCATTAATAATGTACATTCTGCCAACTAGTAATAATCTGTAAGGTAGAAGTCTCATAATAAATCTCTCCAGCAGGCACATTATTCCCCTACACAcctaaaaaattctgaaatgtagtgGCTGATCTTTCAAGGTTAGGGATTTGTTCAGTtccttaaatgaatttaaaatcaaCAATCTAAATACAGTACTTGCTATATAATACAAGAATAAGAAATGTTTATTCGTTAGCAGCTCTCTTAGACTAACTAGTAGCTTTGAAAATGACCAGTAGTAGTTTACTGATCGTAACATGAAAGTCAACTTATACGTGAAGTAATGACATGACACTTAATACAGTACTCTCATTGCAAGGTCAGATTGATTGTAAAGTAGTTTCAACTTCATAAAGAGTAGGTTTATGAAGATATGACAAATTTACATAAAAGCAGCATAAGATTGCcctttataaattttcaatatatagaaaattttctttatgcAAAAATTCTAGTGTTATTATTTTGCTACCCTAAATGAAAGGAACCCATGCCTAGGTCAGATACAACAGGATAATTGGGTACTCAATCCCTCCTTGGTGCTTCAGGCTTTTGTTGGATTTCATTATCATAGGGTATAATATAAAAGAAGCTACAGTACAAAGGACATCTTGAGTCCCTGTCAAGATGGTTGCCATTTGAATACAAgaagacagaaaacaaaatcTTACTTCTCCTCACACGCAGCTAGTGGTCAAggaagtcaaaaagaaaaaatgtgttatTTACACGACATCTATCATGAAAGCATTTACACTTAGTAGTCAACAAAATACTGATAACTGATTGTGTGTTTATGAATGCTGCTGACAGACATTTACCTCCtagaatatttatattgtaacGTTCTtagctataataaaatattttcaaaattactggaattttaaaattctttttcatatgCAGACCATTCATTTCATGTTTATGACACTTATTTCAGTAAGAGCCATGCATCACAAAATAAGCACCAGcaacttactttttctttaagAAGCTCATGCAGCTTCAGTGTTTATGCTACTTATTTCAACAAAATGCTGAATACTGctatttaccataaaaaaaaacattaaacctaaaaagaaattgaagttttttcatacaattttttttttatggatgaaaCTGGCTGATGTTTGCACCacaaaaaaaagcatcaagcctaaaaagtaattttttacatatatcctTTCATTGCTTAGTGCTTATGCCACTTACTTCAGTGATGCTAAATACTGGTGCATATGCCATAACAGAAATCTCACCTAGGAAGGTAGCCCTACGCGCAACTAGAACTCTGTAAGCAACTTACCTGTCTTCTCATCTATACTGTGAAGGATTGAGTATAACTTGATTGCAGCTGATGCCCAGACAAGACTCCACAAGAACTTTGAAACATCTGCATccacaataaatttattttcatcaactgTTCTCTTTGTAATAGCAAAGATTTCATAACCTGTTCCCTTCGCCAAATTAACAGCATAATGAATATCATTGCACAAAGTTGTAGACTGTCCAGGCATACTTCTTGGTGGAAGATTTTTTATATGTTGACTTGATTTGGTTATGTGAAGGATCCTATTGCTGGAATCTGTTACTATGtgatatgatattttcttttcttccacatATAGATGCTGCAACGTTTTCATGAGGAACTTGAGTAAGTTTGGCTCACCCGCATACACTTCTTGGGGAGCGCTGAAGTTCAGTTCGATGTCATAAGTGCCCTCTGTATATTTAGTAGTACCCACGGGAATAATCTGTTGGGATTCTTCTTCGTTTGTAAAGAACTGATCTATCATGGAGTCATTGTTCTCAACATCAGGACAGGAGTCTGGAATTGTAGCAATGTGATTTGAATTTCCTATAATCTCAGGAGGTACACAACTTCTTAACTCCATCGTGGTTCCCTCTATTGGAAACTTTTTGGAAGAATTCCATGTCTCAATACATAGGGAGTATTTGgcaattaaaacttttcttttctttgttctgtCATCCTTTGTACAATATGGGACCAAAGATTGCCAAGCTCTTCTGCATAtcctgtaaataaaaacaatgaaaattcaatTCTTGATTTTTATATAGGCAAGTCAAAATCTTACCAAGAACTCAAGGTACAGTAATTATAACATCTGAATGTTTGATAACTTAACAGTGTGGAAAAATTCCTTTTCCTGATTTGAAtgcagaaaaatatacagtagtaatagaatttaaatttaataataaacattttcacttttttgtggcattttgaaattttgttcgATCTGAACAATATAGGAAAATCTATCTTAGTGATAACTTTAATATCATCAAAAGATAATGATGGATCTTAGGTACGATACCCTAAATAAATTCAAGGAAAGGGGTACCAAGGAAAGGAACTTAATGTTTGAGTATgatgaagcaataaaaaaagcaaaaataaacatttacagaCACTTGcaacttgaaaataaattcaagagCAGATATTATGctactctaaaaaaaattcaaggaaaaggCACCAAATATCTGATTATgatgaagcaataaaaaaagcaaaaaaacattTACAGACACTGCAACTATGGCTAAATTAAAGAACAGATATGGAACTGTAAGATATATAGCATATAATCATGAGAAGAATTTTTGCCCTCATTGGGACAAAAACAGAATATGCTAAGTATACTGCATGATTAAATACCCATAAAATGCTGATGCTTCGCAACATTATATgttcataaacatataaataaaaaatggatgatAGATACACTAACAGCTCATGAAATATAGTAAAGACTTACTGATCAAgacaaaaaagaatattactgAGAGTGTcataatgagagaaataaataaactcaaGTTCACAGACGAAAACAAGACActgatttataaagaaaacacCTGAACTTATCAGACTTGAAAACTTGAAAGAATATACAACAACGAACTGTGATTTGTGGAGAACTGAACAGTAAAGAACAAAACAATTATTGTGTAAACAATAATCCTGTATAAAACCAGACTATACATTAAGGTGGCAGACCTCTTATTAAAAACTtgtctacatatataaaacaatacagtAAATGCAAAAGGCACTATTAAGCTTTGGAAACACTGATTGTCAAGCTCAAAACAGTTAActatatcattaaatatttactcaaatcataaaaattttaattttgagataTCTTGTCTCCTCTTCTGGTGTGTCACAATCCTGAGACATCTCATCCCCTCTCCAGATGTCTCACAAGCAGTTCTGAAGCAGAACACCCTTGCCTTTCCTCAtattttcttgagtttttctttgcatgtttctatctatttttattcctacCATGCTTACTAACCTTTTTTGTATATCactttacattttattgattACCGCTTACTGATTTTGACAAATGTGTGCAGAAGCCATCCTTCATCCTCGAATGAATTCTTTGAATTTCTTGAATAACTAAAATCTCCCTACCCTAATTCATTAGCCCAATTTTCAAGCTGGATAAAAGACTGGGCCAGTTCAATGTCTCGAGACCTATTTGGCCTATACTCTTGTGGAGGTGTTGGCCTTAAGACTATTATCTTTGAAGGGAGGCCATCACCTCCCATGTTATGCCCAACAGGTGTGGGAACAATGCAAAGTGTATCAagggaataataaaaattcatcattttcatgCCAGCTTTGGGACACAGTGCTGCCCTGTCTAGCAGCTTTAATAGGTCTGACTTCCAGGTTCGGATGTTAGGGTCTCCTTCCCAGTGACATGGGTCAGTGCATGACAAAATACAATTATTCAAGCTGATGTCTGAGTTCTTCATGCCTGCTGCAGGCCAGCCcatcatatcaagaaaaattcttaaacaaatcactGCATCTTCAACCAGCAGCAATCATACTACTTAAAAATCTCTTAAGTGAATAAGGATAAATCCCATCTCTAATACCAAAAGTCCCACCATCAGAATACCCCCTAAGTTATTTCGTTAATACTCGTGCACAAGCACCTGAACCTGCCTCTTTctcattatttcccattttgtttttctgtaggtatttgtaaaaatttaatgtaatatgTCTTTAGAAAACATGCCATTCTTAACCTTATGGTAATTACAACAATTCCttattaatgtaattgtttaaaaattaatctaCCTGCTGGTATGTTATTTGATCAAAAATCATTCTCTTAAACATATACACTTATTAATCTTCAAAAAAGATCAAAGTATTTGCATCCAATCTTCAAGAATCAACAGTAAGTTATAGAAaagaatttttagaataaaaatttgtGGGACCTGAGATCCGTTTACAGGGTAGTGATATTTTCACCACAGTTCCAAGACATCTTGTAAAAAAGTGACACACTGTCTCTTTAACAGTGTCTCACACCCTGTTTTGAGGTCACGCATCTTCTCTTTTGATGTCCCACTAACAGTGCCAAGTAATCTTTTCATCTCTATGTGTAGAGAGGAATAGGAGATGGAAGATGAAATGTCTATATACCAtcagtaatatacagtatgtgttgtCAGTGACTAATACTACAATAATCTTGTGGCTCTACATTCATTTCAAGACTGAGATTAGGCTCTTGGTAACAAGATTCTATTTAAGCACCTGATAAAACACATGTATAAGACAGCTTATACATTGGAGGGTGATGGCATGGAAGAACAATGGAACTCTCCATGAGCAGTATATTATAAGCGTAAATTTCCTTATGGAAAGTAATTGCAAGAGGAGAGCATTTGCTGGTGGGGAATAAGTGAGGGCAGTAGAATAATAAGAGAGCCTTGAAGGatatcaacaataacaataagcaaatgaagagaataaacaaataaaacatgtgGATCTAAGATAAGGTGATCTCCATTCCAATAAACACAAGTGCAGAAACTCGAAACCTCAACCcaccaaaaagaaatgaaaagaagagcaTCGGATAATTGGTGAACACTACCAATaaatggtatatacagtataacaaaaccCTAAAGTTGGTAGTTCCAAACTACTGCTGTCAAGACTCTTTGAACAATGGCTGCATCTTACATGCACTCATCTGTTTGATATACAGTCATACTGGTAAAATTCACCAGTGGAATGTGTTTTCATTGCCATAATGACTTTTTAATTATTCCtattcttcaaactttttggatatgcttttgtCTCAAAGACTTACTTCTCAAGACGAAACTAAGTGAAGAGACCTTTCTGTTCTTGGTGGGATTCAAACAAAGAGTGGGATTACTGCCAACTAGCAAGACTACAGAAAATGAGTATGGTATTCTTAAATGTCTGGTGTGCTCAATAATATTTTTGGAATGAACAAAGAGTAATCAGGAGGGCAACAACGCCTTTCTTATCAAGGTTaccaaatttgcatttatttatctaaGTTACTTCACTGTAGAAGATGAACCGCATCTGCTCTTTTCCCTGCTTCCCTGAGTGTGGGCTAAATTTAAGTTACTTATCTAATTGTAAGTTAGCACTTACAACTGATAGGCATTTTACCAGTTCTCTGTTACATCTTAATTGGTTTTCAGTAATTTACCAAACTCTAAGTTACCTCTGGTATAGTTGATGGACAACATCTACCCTTTTACTTGTAAGGTCGTAGTTAATTTCGAGTTATTAATCTAATTCTGACCAGTCTCCAATGCAGATGATATACTCCATCTGACCTTTTCCCTATTTCCAGTTGGGTCAACTTTACTCTCATCTGAAATTTCCTAAGGAGTCTGTCTCTTACTTAGTACACTGGTGAGCAAAAGTGCTAAGAATCTATGGAAAGTATATGCTTGACAAACAAGGTCAATCTTGCtcgcatgattaaaaaaaaaaaaatcagacctgctatGATGGGATTTGGATATTTACTGTGCAACATATTCATGTTTTGAATTACCACTCTCTGATATTGAAATACTGTAATTTCCACGTTTTCTGTTGGTTATACGAGCGAAATTATTTGCCTGTACAcatgatgtatataaaaaaaataaccatttaaagaaaattactaaaataatcaTGTTTTTGCTGCATTGCTAATGAAACTCATATATTCTTGGGAAACTTCGTTACAAATACTGTCCATACTACCTAATGCCCACAGAAACACCACACATGCCTTACCAAAAGCCAACAAAAAGATCGTCCTATTACAGCTACATCTCAAGAAATGTGTGCAAGGTGAAgtagtctatttttatttttttttttttttacatattttgaaataataaaattacaaattttccaCAGGACTGTTTATGTTATAGTAGCCTACAGTGTTTCTGACAGCTTAATATgctaaaaactgaataaatttttaatatatgtattataccaGAACAACAATAATGACGTTACAATACGAAAAGCCCTGAAATTACAGCATTAGAGAGAAATCACGCTGAGCGAGAATGATTAGAGACTGTAGATGTGTGCTGGTGTTTTAAGTTACATTAAGACTGGTttacaataaattattatatcAGTATCGTATCATTTAATACTATTGTAGCTTGCCAACCATACCTGTAAGTATCAACAGATATGGACCGATAAAGACAGTGTAAGCCAATTATGATCCGTGTCGCCCATGATTTTACTAGtcgagttatttatttatttatttttttgctgaacAGACTATGGGACATGAGGTTATACTGGGTACAGCATACGTACATTTCTGTAAACTAGGGTGTTTGCACTGTAATTCATACCACCGCAACCCCCACCCTTCTCCGAACCTGGGGTAGTTCGTAGAAAAAATGGTCACTAACCTATTCAGGCTAATTGTGTATTAAACTTCCGCAGTACTAAATATGTGGCAATCAACTTTTCTGTCCTTTACTTTGTATacgagaaaattaattttcttccaaaaattacataaaatcaatCTACTTACATGTAAAACGCTGCTGTCTGCGTGAGGAACTGCACCAATAATGCCAGCTTGTTCATCTTCCGCCATCGacttgaaaagaaggaagaattttAGTGTAAATAACGTACAGTTTCCAAGCTGCTACGTACGCATAACAGATTATTCTTAGCATATTTcgaaaaaaatcaaagtaatagCTGTTCTATTTTTTGTATACGGTACACTCAATTTCAGATAGGACTGGCCTACATATATAGAGCGTTACTGGTGTGTCAGTTGTAATCATTACACAAAACAAGAGCTCCCGACAATGGCAAAAATGTTTTCTAGAATCCAGAGTACGTCACACTTCACATTTTAccacaaaatttatgaaattctgCCTTGCATTTCCTACAGCAGATACATTTACTCTTTTCACTACTTCACATGGTCAATGAGACCTGTCCAAAAAACAAGAGGTCTTCCAAAAGCAAGGCAGTCTATTTTTCTGTCAGTAACGATGAAAGGATTACACATTCTGTCGACAAAAATTTACTGCAGGATTTCTGTCAACATAAAACTCCCAATCTAGTAGTTTTAACAATCGTTTTAATATGTGTTTGTAGAAATTGCAATCGAACGTGCCGACTACATGTCGAGTCGGTCTGACGTGGAAATTATGTGATAGTTCTGACTCGAAAATTACCGATGTTACATTTGTAACATGCTCTCGATTTCTGTAAAGTGCACAGTAGgttgtacttttattttacaagaGGTTGTACTAGAAAACTCAGCTGTGATGTTATGTTTCATCTACAATTTTAGAAGAATCGTCGAAAGGGAAGTATAAAATCCCCCCAGCGCACTTTCTTCTTCGATGTGAACCATGTTGGGCGCAGGCAGGTGGGTTCTTAACTGATAAGCCGGTTGTTGATCGAATCTTGTTAGAGACTCTAAGTCCAGATTCAGCATTTGCATCAGATTTAATCGACGCCATCCATGAATTGGTAAGACGTGTGACATGTCAGTTCTTGCTCTGTATATTCACGCTCGATTACGATGCTACTAAGTAAGTTTTGTGAAGCTTAAAGAAATTTTTTGTCTGAAAGTGTCAAGCGACCCACACGCGGTCTAGAATTCTTCCCTTATGTATAGAGTTACTGTAAGCATGTCTTTGGTGGTGAAGCTTGCCTTGTGAAGTGTAAAGTCAAGCACTGAGAGTCTCAGAGAAATCCTTTTTTTCTGCAAATTCAGTTCGTGTTCTCGAGGATCACGAGGTCCTCAACGCTGTTAGCATTGAATTAATGTATGTGTAAGTTGGTTGTATCATTTTGGAAGTTAACGTAAATGTGCAAAGCTTGAATAGATTTGTCttaccataatttattttttaatataaaatttaaaaatgttctcGTGTTTGTATGACTACCACCTGTCCGTGCTGGTTTAATGTCAGTGTCTCCTTTAGACTTGTATCAGGCCCAGAACATTGGGCAAAAACCAGCCAGATTCATTGAACTGTCGAGAAAATTCTCGACACATTCAGTTTCAACCCCAgttcaaaaatatcaaaatcagcattgtttctgtgtttttattaataaaattataattttgatgtatCATTATTTATGCGATATTACTATGTAACATTCTCCAAAAACTGAAACAACTTGAAAAGAAAGTTTATTCCCAAAGGGAAAGGTAACCAGCATATGCAATGTATACACAGTCCTCAATATGCTActggttatttttattactttctgatGGTTGGCCAAAAACGACGACAAATACTAGCAGTAAATCTATCCCTGCAAGGTACAGTACTATAGGAAAATGTCAGTTTTACTTACAAACGGAGTACCCAGCAGTTGAGTAAAAAGTGCGTCACCCCAAGAACTCCCAGCATGACCCAGCCTCCGTGGTTATGAGTGAGGATAAGAAAACCACATGTAAGTGTATCTGAACCAGCGTTGGCCACCCACAGAACCAGCATCATTATACCTTCTAGAGTTACTTGCCATGGTCGCATAGCTTCTGtctggaaaaaagtgaaaaaactatgttacaaataaaaaaatcggaAGAtgggatttttttgtttatactaaCAAATATGTCTTTCAAAGTACATCAATACCTGTCACATATAAAAGCATGAAGAGTAGCCCATGGAAATGCTAGCAGACCTAGGTCTCTAGAGGTACCTGTCAAACAGAGatctgttttacatttttttttagtaaaaaaagagaaacatactGGAAATATTTCATATGCGCTTAGTATAAGCCTGGGTATGTTTCCGTGTTAGCTTGTCTTATTTGGTTGAATTATGACCGTCAAATCCAAAATGGTCAACACTGAATACAAAATCTTAACATTTAAGTAGGAAAAACTTCCTCTGtggcaaaaattttattatttccagtaatttttttattccctatCCCTTATTTTATTTGCCAGTCTCCATATTCCAAAGGCTTTATCGTATGATGTCTGGTATGTTTTACgatgattgatttattgattgattatgaaacttaggtcttgaagaccaagcgccggaacccatcagcttattcagcgccgtaatgaaggtgaaatatataaatttgagtAACACAAAGCAAGTGATGCTGAGGATTTACTTATGACTCAAACAGTGTGAGAGTTTTCCagtgtttaataaaaaagttAGGGAAGAATTAATTAACAAGTGTACCTACTGATGAAATAACCAGATTTAATGAGTGCTGTGAACAATGGCACAATCAAGGTGAACGAATGTTTCAGTTCTTTGAGAAAACAGGTCTCAAAAACAGTGTTTTATCtacataaaaatatcttaaaacatcTGGAAAGGCGAAAATGCGCATAAAActagataggaaaaaaaaagcgtCATTACACTTATAGAAGTTCGATTGAATGTTGATATGGATACAAAAAGCATGTGATTGCTGGAAAAAATCAGCCTGAAAAGATAAGATCAACCTTAGATGATATGGTACTGGTCAAAATTACAGTCACAAACATCGCAGCATCTCCTTCTAGCGCTAGTGTTATTTTCG
This genomic stretch from Macrobrachium rosenbergii isolate ZJJX-2024 chromosome 6, ASM4041242v1, whole genome shotgun sequence harbors:
- the LOC136839303 gene encoding uncharacterized protein isoform X5, producing the protein MRPWQVTLEGIMMLVLWVANAGSDTLTCGFLILTHNHGGWVMLGVLGVTHFLLNCWVLRFRWRKMNKLALLVQFLTQTAAFYMICRRAWQSLVPYCTKDDRTKKRKVLIAKYSLCIETWNSSKKFPIEGTTMELRSCVPPEIIGNSNHIATIPDSCPDVENNDSMIDQFFTNEEESQQIIPVGTTKYTEGTYDIELNFSAPQEVYAGVSYLQMILLISPVISVITWLLTQKGVSEPWRNVGLMIPLQMNLSVTRALLVIGMGSNSLTLAAACYLSVKAVGIITLIAYLIYAKKIKNVELYGDEIERYNYKPIYDPVIQFSESCVYMSWAIWLYATTPRIHSSLSYYHLPLMLFLSTLLGHVFGLTWLWFTKSKVKKPLKDPKCVLRLVQSLEYIRT
- the LOC136839303 gene encoding uncharacterized protein isoform X2, translated to MRPWQVTLEGIMMLVLWVANAGSDTLTCGFLILTHNHGGWVMLGVLGVTHFLLNCWVLRFRWRKMNKLALLVQFLTQTAAFYMICRRAWQSLVPYCTKDDRTKKRKVLIAKYSLCIETWNSSKKFPIEGTTMELRSCVPPEIIGNSNHIATIPDSCPDVENNDSMIDQFFTNEEESQQIIPVGTTKYTEGTYDIELNFSAPQEVYAGEPNLLKFLMKTLQHLYVEEKKISYHIVTDSSNRILHITKSSQHIKNLPPRSMPGQSTTLCNDIHYAVNLAKGTGYEIFAITKRTVDENKFIVDADVSKFLWSLVWASAAIKLYSILHSIDEKTGVSYLQMILLISPVISVITWLLTQKGVSEPWRNVGLMIPLQMNLSVTRALLVIGMGSNSLTLAAACYLSVKAVGIITLIAYLIYAKKIKNVELYGDEIERYNYKPIYDPVIQFSESCVYMSWAIWLYATTPRIHSSLSYYHLPLMLFLSTLLGHVFGLTWLWFTKSKVKKPLKDPKCVLRLVQSLEYIRT
- the LOC136839303 gene encoding uncharacterized protein isoform X3, which produces MNKLALLVQFLTQTAAFYMICRRAWQSLVPYCTKDDRTKKRKVLIAKYSLCIETWNSSKKFPIEGTTMELRSCVPPEIIGNSNHIATIPDSCPDVENNDSMIDQFFTNEEESQQIIPVGTTKYTEGTYDIELNFSAPQEVYAGEPNLLKFLMKTLQHLYVEEKKISYHIVTDSSNRILHITKSSQHIKNLPPRSMPGQSTTLCNDIHYAVNLAKGTGYEIFAITKRTVDENKFIVDADVSKFLWSLVWASAAIKLYSILHSIDEKTGVSYLQMILLISPVISVITWLLTQKGVSEPWRNVGLMIPLQMNLSVTRALLVIGMGSNSLTLAAACYLSVKAVGIITLIAYLIYAKKIKNVELYGDEIERYNYKPIYDPVIQFSESCVYMSWAIWLYATTPRIHSSLSYYHLPLMLFLSTLLGHVFGLTWLWFTKSKVKKPLKDPKCVLRLVQSLEYIRT
- the LOC136839303 gene encoding uncharacterized protein isoform X1 — encoded protein: MYVYVHFLISVHVRETEAMRPWQVTLEGIMMLVLWVANAGSDTLTCGFLILTHNHGGWVMLGVLGVTHFLLNCWVLRFRWRKMNKLALLVQFLTQTAAFYMICRRAWQSLVPYCTKDDRTKKRKVLIAKYSLCIETWNSSKKFPIEGTTMELRSCVPPEIIGNSNHIATIPDSCPDVENNDSMIDQFFTNEEESQQIIPVGTTKYTEGTYDIELNFSAPQEVYAGEPNLLKFLMKTLQHLYVEEKKISYHIVTDSSNRILHITKSSQHIKNLPPRSMPGQSTTLCNDIHYAVNLAKGTGYEIFAITKRTVDENKFIVDADVSKFLWSLVWASAAIKLYSILHSIDEKTGVSYLQMILLISPVISVITWLLTQKGVSEPWRNVGLMIPLQMNLSVTRALLVIGMGSNSLTLAAACYLSVKAVGIITLIAYLIYAKKIKNVELYGDEIERYNYKPIYDPVIQFSESCVYMSWAIWLYATTPRIHSSLSYYHLPLMLFLSTLLGHVFGLTWLWFTKSKVKKPLKDPKCVLRLVQSLEYIRT